In Jaculus jaculus isolate mJacJac1 chromosome 11, mJacJac1.mat.Y.cur, whole genome shotgun sequence, the following proteins share a genomic window:
- the Dexi gene encoding dexamethasone-induced protein: MPGARVAAHLDALGPLVSYVQPPLLPSMFYVGLFFVNVLILYYAFLMEYIVLNVGLVFLPEDLDQALVDLGVLSDPGSGLYDADSELEVFDGYLE, encoded by the coding sequence ATGCCCGGTGCTCGGGTCGCTGCCCATCTGGACGCTCTGGGCCCCTTGGTCTCCTACGTGCAGCCTCCGCTGCTGCCCTCTATGTTCTACGTGGGCCTGTTCTTCGTCAACGTGCTGATCCTCTACTACGCCTTCCTCATGGAGTACATCGTCCTCAACGTGGGCCTCGTCTTCCTGCCCGAGGACTTGGACCAGGCGCTCGTGGACCTCGGCGTACTCTCCGACCCCGGCTCTGGCCTCTACGATGCTGACTCGGAACTCGAAGTCTTCGATGGGTACTTGGAGTAA